Proteins co-encoded in one Sulfurimonas sp. HSL1-2 genomic window:
- a CDS encoding transglutaminase-like domain-containing protein — protein sequence MITRFKQAFFTLLRVLILLYVPLFFITALKQRHDEAALPLPPAPKSVTAPEETPPLRRPGPRAGEMQLLSLPVKQSARIPAWLDRPANKSRGKGSGSQSINQKPVAYFAYGRDLKAYYANGFFKHFVPFTVDSKWSAMHHVSRHMRYLRDEQQFKGFTEIWLSSEEAYLSGRGDCEDHAILLADWLCGMGYDARVVFGTYKNEGHAWVVVFEAGNTYLLEATDKQPKRSFPFAATLPNYHPKGMFNDRFIWYNYGSPLTTAYTGGQWIRTARFRPVEER from the coding sequence ATGATCACACGGTTCAAACAGGCTTTTTTCACCCTGCTTCGGGTCCTTATCCTGCTCTATGTCCCCCTCTTCTTCATCACGGCGCTGAAACAGCGGCACGACGAAGCAGCCCTGCCGCTTCCACCGGCGCCGAAAAGCGTCACCGCCCCGGAAGAGACGCCTCCCCTCCGCCGTCCGGGGCCCAGGGCGGGTGAAATGCAGCTGCTCTCGCTTCCGGTCAAACAAAGCGCCCGGATCCCGGCATGGCTCGACCGACCGGCAAACAAGTCGCGCGGCAAAGGGTCCGGCTCTCAGAGCATCAACCAGAAGCCCGTCGCCTATTTCGCCTACGGACGCGATCTGAAAGCCTACTATGCCAACGGGTTTTTCAAACACTTCGTCCCGTTCACGGTCGATTCGAAATGGAGCGCGATGCACCATGTTTCAAGGCATATGCGCTACTTGCGCGACGAACAGCAGTTCAAGGGCTTCACCGAGATCTGGCTCAGTTCCGAAGAGGCCTATCTCAGCGGCCGCGGTGACTGCGAGGACCATGCCATTTTGCTCGCCGACTGGCTTTGCGGTATGGGTTATGATGCCCGTGTCGTTTTCGGGACGTACAAAAACGAGGGGCACGCCTGGGTCGTTGTCTTTGAAGCGGGGAATACCTACCTGCTCGAGGCGACGGACAAGCAGCCTAAACGCAGTTTTCCCTTCGCCGCCACCCTCCCGAACTACCACCCCAAAGGGATGTTCAACGACCGCTTCATCTGGTACAACTACGGCTCGCCGCTGACGACGGCATACACGGGTGGCCAATGGATCAGAACGGCACGGTTCCGCCCGGTTGAAGAACGATAG
- a CDS encoding EAL domain-containing protein, producing the protein MKTVFHIFILFNIFLHALYAETVVDVTSSGKKYDLTSSVLLCMDHLNTLNIDMFLENRVPPICNTVDKTELPFGYTDDTIWLRSMIRNTSVTENAWVVELASPLLDYVDLYVIENGQILAYFPSGDRRPVASRPISSLDFRFPITLVPGKTTTLVWKIRSESAIDLPITLNDPEAMQDADLRSYLFYGIFYGILIILSLYNFIFFLIFKKIIYLYYVGFIVFYTMMQLSFDGFTPVLLLPDHPWFYNAGVPFFVNLTIWSAVLFGQRFLETALYTPRLHSVLNVVIMINLLPMGMSFFDLYYLTVKLTTLLAAVTPLILLSAAFVVLQFNKRRARFYLGAWSLFFAGSTLLALHKFGLIPSTWIILHSQQIGVLLKIVVLSYALGDQLQSLLYIDQLTGMGNRHSMQRIFSSAMHYAKKDKLPFAVLLIDIDDFKTINDSMTHRVGDQLLMLLSSRLKAHIRRYDTILRMGQDEFLIILERIESTETLTHVAEQILVQIRKPFNLDNRIVHITASVGIALYPNDGEDYDTLIKNSDSALHKAKELGKNRFYFFNPVLDNMALERLKLHNDLFEALEKNEFFLLFQPKVSAVDGTLSGVEVLIRWRHPQRGILTPDIFIGIAEQNGLILRMTRWVLEESCKALKQWQRMGWDGIYAAVNVTAVDINDPYFIRDLLDLFTEYNLTPDLLELELTERIIVESSTDNIQKIKALCDAGIKIAIDDFGTGYSTFTYLQSFQVDTIKIDKSFIDEIEFNPKTAVIVKTMTALGHSLGMKVVIEGVENARQVELLNQMQCDIFQGFYFDRPMTAGALVAKYFVRDQIKKG; encoded by the coding sequence ATGAAAACAGTTTTTCATATTTTTATTTTATTTAATATCTTTCTCCATGCTCTCTATGCCGAGACGGTAGTCGATGTCACCTCCAGCGGGAAAAAATACGACCTCACCTCCTCCGTACTGCTCTGCATGGATCACCTTAACACACTGAACATCGACATGTTCCTCGAGAACAGGGTCCCGCCGATCTGCAATACGGTCGACAAGACAGAGCTGCCCTTCGGATATACCGATGACACCATCTGGCTGCGTTCCATGATCAGAAATACTTCCGTGACAGAGAATGCCTGGGTGGTGGAACTGGCCAGTCCGCTGCTCGATTACGTCGACCTCTATGTCATCGAAAACGGCCAGATCCTCGCCTACTTTCCCAGCGGGGACAGACGTCCTGTCGCTTCCCGTCCTATTTCCAGTCTGGACTTCCGTTTTCCGATCACCCTCGTACCGGGGAAGACGACCACACTGGTCTGGAAAATCCGTTCCGAATCGGCGATCGACCTTCCCATCACCCTCAACGACCCCGAGGCAATGCAGGACGCCGACCTCAGAAGCTACCTCTTCTACGGCATCTTTTACGGGATCCTCATCATCCTGTCGCTGTACAACTTCATCTTTTTCCTGATTTTCAAAAAAATCATCTACCTCTACTATGTCGGTTTCATCGTCTTCTATACGATGATGCAGCTCTCTTTCGACGGTTTCACACCCGTGCTGCTTCTGCCCGATCATCCGTGGTTCTATAACGCGGGGGTCCCTTTCTTTGTCAACCTCACCATCTGGTCTGCCGTACTGTTCGGCCAGCGCTTCCTGGAAACGGCGCTCTATACCCCCAGACTGCACTCGGTACTGAACGTCGTCATCATGATCAACCTGCTTCCGATGGGCATGAGTTTTTTCGACCTCTACTACCTCACGGTCAAACTCACCACCCTCCTGGCAGCCGTAACGCCGCTCATCCTGCTCTCGGCCGCATTTGTCGTCCTGCAATTCAACAAAAGACGGGCCCGCTTCTACCTCGGTGCCTGGAGCCTCTTCTTTGCAGGTTCCACCCTGCTGGCACTCCATAAATTCGGACTGATCCCCTCCACCTGGATCATCCTGCACTCCCAACAGATCGGCGTTCTGCTCAAAATCGTCGTCCTCTCCTACGCCCTGGGAGACCAGCTGCAGTCACTGCTCTATATCGATCAGCTGACAGGAATGGGGAACCGCCACTCGATGCAGCGGATTTTTTCCTCCGCCATGCACTACGCCAAAAAAGACAAGCTTCCCTTCGCCGTACTCCTGATCGACATCGATGATTTCAAAACCATCAACGACTCCATGACACACCGGGTCGGAGACCAGCTGCTGATGCTGCTCAGCTCCAGGCTCAAAGCCCACATTCGCCGTTACGACACCATTTTGCGTATGGGGCAGGACGAATTCCTGATTATTCTCGAACGCATCGAGTCTACGGAAACGCTGACACATGTCGCCGAGCAGATCCTTGTCCAGATCCGTAAACCCTTCAACCTCGATAACCGGATCGTGCATATTACGGCCAGCGTCGGTATCGCCCTCTATCCCAATGACGGGGAGGACTACGACACCCTCATCAAGAACAGCGACTCGGCACTGCACAAGGCCAAAGAGCTGGGAAAGAACCGCTTCTATTTTTTCAACCCCGTCCTGGACAATATGGCCCTCGAACGCCTGAAACTCCACAACGACCTCTTCGAAGCCCTGGAAAAGAACGAATTTTTTCTCCTCTTTCAGCCGAAGGTCAGCGCTGTGGACGGTACGCTTTCCGGTGTGGAAGTCCTCATCCGCTGGCGCCACCCCCAGCGCGGTATTCTCACGCCGGATATCTTCATCGGCATCGCTGAGCAGAACGGCCTGATCCTCCGTATGACACGCTGGGTGCTGGAAGAGTCCTGCAAAGCACTCAAGCAGTGGCAACGGATGGGATGGGACGGCATCTATGCCGCCGTCAACGTCACCGCCGTCGATATCAACGACCCCTATTTCATCCGGGACCTGCTGGATCTCTTTACCGAATATAATCTCACCCCCGACCTGCTGGAGCTCGAACTGACCGAACGGATCATCGTCGAAAGTTCCACCGACAACATCCAGAAGATCAAGGCGCTGTGCGATGCAGGGATCAAAATCGCCATCGACGACTTCGGGACCGGCTATTCAACGTTTACCTATCTCCAATCCTTCCAGGTCGATACCATTAAAATCGACAAAAGCTTCATCGACGAGATCGAGTTCAACCCGAAAACGGCTGTCATCGTCAAAACCATGACGGCACTGGGACACTCCCTGGGGATGAAAGTCGTGATCGAAGGCGTGGAGAACGCACGGCAGGTCGAGCTGCTCAATCAGATGCAGTGCGACATTTTCCAGGGTTTCTATTTCGACAGACCCATGACGGCCGGCGCACTGGTCGCCAAATACTTTGTGCGGGATCAAATCAAAAAGGGATAA
- a CDS encoding zinc ribbon domain-containing protein YjdM — protein MEQLPKCPQCGSEYTYEDGDLYVCPECAHEWSKDAAAASEEAFVVRDANGNILQDGDTVTVIKDLKVKGASSDIKVGTKVKNIKLNPDSDHNIDCKIPGVGAMGLKSEFVKKV, from the coding sequence ATGGAACAATTGCCGAAATGCCCCCAGTGCGGCAGCGAATACACCTATGAGGACGGCGATCTTTACGTCTGCCCGGAGTGTGCCCATGAGTGGTCGAAAGATGCTGCTGCAGCGTCTGAAGAGGCGTTTGTCGTTCGCGATGCCAATGGCAACATTCTGCAAGACGGCGATACCGTCACGGTGATCAAAGACCTGAAGGTCAAAGGCGCTTCTTCCGATATCAAGGTCGGTACCAAGGTCAAGAACATCAAGCTGAACCCTGACAGCGACCACAACATCGACTGCAAGATCCCCGGTGTCGGCGCGATGGGACTCAAATCCGAGTTCGTTAAAAAAGTCTGA
- a CDS encoding DUF350 domain-containing protein, with amino-acid sequence MPESDFFISTLINLSVNLVYTVAVLVIAVIALKYIDSKLLKSIALEEEIKNGNIAAAIFASTILIFIAIIVASSMT; translated from the coding sequence GTGCCCGAAAGCGACTTTTTCATCTCCACCCTGATCAACCTCTCCGTCAACCTCGTCTATACGGTCGCCGTACTCGTTATCGCCGTCATTGCCCTCAAATACATCGACAGCAAACTGCTCAAATCGATCGCGCTTGAGGAGGAGATCAAAAATGGCAACATTGCCGCTGCTATCTTTGCTTCGACCATCCTGATATTCATTGCCATCATCGTCGCTTCCTCGATGACATGA